The following coding sequences lie in one Drosophila sulfurigaster albostrigata strain 15112-1811.04 chromosome 2R, ASM2355843v2, whole genome shotgun sequence genomic window:
- the LOC133836018 gene encoding modular serine protease-like isoform X2, which produces MCMQELKYPHFQCGNGKIIYNSSQLCDNIYDCLDGSDELETHCQFNEKWIPKQAVTCVEPKRNGLKFTGNTTMYAKKENNETHYFVYASGAVQFECYDSDEDFEGIKWNVCTIDENGNGTWLHELPKCVDNRNKNPKTNGDLGCRLDTYEHYKANLRIWKCSNDGTNCVEKIKPPLIDANVKFNCSKNLMLFPKILREETFRCRGRKWQLRSQDASPKPRCGKMCTTTELYCLDSMEPKCKTRNGENIACNSAPSLEPGTTVTYDCLPEYKETNSKFTSVCLDNGTWKHSGNRDESCSIKCGVNELQTSMSVNGPETHLHISPWSVAIYDKNDTQQFEYSCGGVLIRHNFVLTAAHCVSDGLINFDINRFRVMPAQKAKVSVIDSHNDCRKANEANKVNADKHSECWIVQQIIINPQYIPTRFTSDSALLHLEANPYLPFKIVCLPGINFKLEDVYENQKGSVFAWDTKERKSDQKLNFVIVDGTLNITDNIANRNFYIDVISYNNVRTTLCRGDSGCGFFDDCPNGDKMCLFGIVSTGQSMDTNECTSNVKINSVVHPSTVAFVNKFIKAISNKCFK; this is translated from the exons ATGTGCATGCAAGAACTTAAGTATCCCCATTTCCAGTGTGGCAATGGAAAGATCATCTATAATAGTAGTCAACTGTGCGACAACATATATGATTGCCTCGATGGCTCTGATGAGTTGGAAACTCATTGCCAATTCAACGAAAAATGGATTCCGAAGCAGGCAGTTACATGTGTAGAGCCTAAGAGAAATGGTTTAAAATTTACGGGGAACACAACAATGTATGCTAAGAAGGAAAATAATGAAACGCATTATTTTGTCTATGCAAGCGGTGCAGTTCAATTTGAGTGCTACGATTCTGATGAAGACTTCGAGGGCATAAAGTGGAATGTGTGCACGATTGacgaaaatggaaatggaacaTGGTTACATGAATTACCAAAGTGTGTGGACAATCGTAATAAGAACCCAAAAACTAATGGAGATTTGGGCTGCAGATTAGATACTTATGAGCATTATAAAGCAAATTTGCGCATTTGGAAATGCTCAAACGACGGCACAAATTGCGTAGAGAAGATAAAACCACCTTTAATTGACGCGAATGTAAAGTTCAACTGTTCGAAGAACTTAATGTTGTTCCCAAAAATTCTACGTGAAGAAACATTTCGTTGTCGAGGCAGAAAATGGCAACTACGCTCTCAGGACGCTTCACCCAAACCAAGATGCGGCA AAATGTGCACTACAACTGAATTGTATTGCCTGGACTCGATGGAACCAAAGTGTAAGACACGGAACGGAGAAAATATAGCATGCAACTCGGCACCCAGTTTGGAACCAGGAACCACAGTTACTTATGATTGTTTACCTGAATACAAAGAAACTAATTCGAAGTTTACCTCGGTGTGTCTTGACAACGGAACTTGGAAACATTCTGGTAATAGAGATGAATCTTGCTCTATAAAATGCGGAGTAAACGAGCTGCAAACGTCAATGTCTGTAAATGGCCCAGAAACGCATCTGCACATTTCACCATGGTCAGTTGCTATTTATGACAAAAACGATACACAACAGTTCGAATACTCCTGTGGTGGTGTCCTAATACGACATAATTTCGTATTGACTGCTGCTCATTGCGTTAGTGATGGATTAATCAACTTTGATATTAACCGATTTCGTGTGATGCCAGCCCAAAAAGCCAAAGTATCCGTCATTGATAGCCACAATGATTGTCGAAAGGCCAATGAAGCCAATAAAGTCAACGCTGATAAGCACAGTGAGTGTTGGATAGTTCAGCAGATAATTATTAATCC ccAATATATTCCGACACGATTTACATCCGATTCGGCTCTTTTGCATCTGGAAGCAAATCCATATTTGCCATTCAAAATAGTATGCCTACCGGGAATCAACTTTAAACTGGAGGATGTTTATGAAAATCAGAAAGGCTCAGTTTTTGCATGGGAtacgaaagaaagaaagtcaGATCAAAAGCTAAATTTCGTTATTGTCGATGGAACACTAAACATAACAGATAATATCGCAAATAGAAACTTTTACATAGATGtaatttcatataataatGTTAGAACTACACTTTGTAGAGGAGATAGTGGCTGCGGCTTTTTCGATGATTGTCCTAATGGCgataaaatgtgtttattcGGGATCGTTAGTACAGGTCAAAGCATGGACACAAACGAATGCACTAGTAATGTTAAAATCAATAGCGTTGTGCATCCGAGTACAGTTGCATTTgtgaataaatttataaaggcaatttctaataaatgttttaaataa
- the LOC133836018 gene encoding modular serine protease-like isoform X1, with amino-acid sequence MECLSLNLKCAIKKIDCIDQSDESTAICKEEEIKLDLRIQNSTCKKPQLSCQALTQDDCISADKICDNKFDCPNGRDESIEMCMQELKYPHFQCGNGKIIYNSSQLCDNIYDCLDGSDELETHCQFNEKWIPKQAVTCVEPKRNGLKFTGNTTMYAKKENNETHYFVYASGAVQFECYDSDEDFEGIKWNVCTIDENGNGTWLHELPKCVDNRNKNPKTNGDLGCRLDTYEHYKANLRIWKCSNDGTNCVEKIKPPLIDANVKFNCSKNLMLFPKILREETFRCRGRKWQLRSQDASPKPRCGKMCTTTELYCLDSMEPKCKTRNGENIACNSAPSLEPGTTVTYDCLPEYKETNSKFTSVCLDNGTWKHSGNRDESCSIKCGVNELQTSMSVNGPETHLHISPWSVAIYDKNDTQQFEYSCGGVLIRHNFVLTAAHCVSDGLINFDINRFRVMPAQKAKVSVIDSHNDCRKANEANKVNADKHSECWIVQQIIINPQYIPTRFTSDSALLHLEANPYLPFKIVCLPGINFKLEDVYENQKGSVFAWDTKERKSDQKLNFVIVDGTLNITDNIANRNFYIDVISYNNVRTTLCRGDSGCGFFDDCPNGDKMCLFGIVSTGQSMDTNECTSNVKINSVVHPSTVAFVNKFIKAISNKCFK; translated from the exons ATGGAGTGCCTATCGCTAAATCTcaaatgtgcaataaaaaaaattgattgtaTCGATCAATCTGATGAATCGACTGCGATCTGTAAGGAGGAAGAAATAAAGCTGGATCTACGAATTCAAAATTCGACGTGTAAAAA accTCAGCTCTCATGCCAAGCTTTAACCCAAGACGATTGTATTTCCGCGGATAAAATATGTGATAACAAGTTCGATTGTCCGAATGGCCGGGATGAGTCTATAGAGATGTGCATGCAAGAACTTAAGTATCCCCATTTCCAGTGTGGCAATGGAAAGATCATCTATAATAGTAGTCAACTGTGCGACAACATATATGATTGCCTCGATGGCTCTGATGAGTTGGAAACTCATTGCCAATTCAACGAAAAATGGATTCCGAAGCAGGCAGTTACATGTGTAGAGCCTAAGAGAAATGGTTTAAAATTTACGGGGAACACAACAATGTATGCTAAGAAGGAAAATAATGAAACGCATTATTTTGTCTATGCAAGCGGTGCAGTTCAATTTGAGTGCTACGATTCTGATGAAGACTTCGAGGGCATAAAGTGGAATGTGTGCACGATTGacgaaaatggaaatggaacaTGGTTACATGAATTACCAAAGTGTGTGGACAATCGTAATAAGAACCCAAAAACTAATGGAGATTTGGGCTGCAGATTAGATACTTATGAGCATTATAAAGCAAATTTGCGCATTTGGAAATGCTCAAACGACGGCACAAATTGCGTAGAGAAGATAAAACCACCTTTAATTGACGCGAATGTAAAGTTCAACTGTTCGAAGAACTTAATGTTGTTCCCAAAAATTCTACGTGAAGAAACATTTCGTTGTCGAGGCAGAAAATGGCAACTACGCTCTCAGGACGCTTCACCCAAACCAAGATGCGGCA AAATGTGCACTACAACTGAATTGTATTGCCTGGACTCGATGGAACCAAAGTGTAAGACACGGAACGGAGAAAATATAGCATGCAACTCGGCACCCAGTTTGGAACCAGGAACCACAGTTACTTATGATTGTTTACCTGAATACAAAGAAACTAATTCGAAGTTTACCTCGGTGTGTCTTGACAACGGAACTTGGAAACATTCTGGTAATAGAGATGAATCTTGCTCTATAAAATGCGGAGTAAACGAGCTGCAAACGTCAATGTCTGTAAATGGCCCAGAAACGCATCTGCACATTTCACCATGGTCAGTTGCTATTTATGACAAAAACGATACACAACAGTTCGAATACTCCTGTGGTGGTGTCCTAATACGACATAATTTCGTATTGACTGCTGCTCATTGCGTTAGTGATGGATTAATCAACTTTGATATTAACCGATTTCGTGTGATGCCAGCCCAAAAAGCCAAAGTATCCGTCATTGATAGCCACAATGATTGTCGAAAGGCCAATGAAGCCAATAAAGTCAACGCTGATAAGCACAGTGAGTGTTGGATAGTTCAGCAGATAATTATTAATCC ccAATATATTCCGACACGATTTACATCCGATTCGGCTCTTTTGCATCTGGAAGCAAATCCATATTTGCCATTCAAAATAGTATGCCTACCGGGAATCAACTTTAAACTGGAGGATGTTTATGAAAATCAGAAAGGCTCAGTTTTTGCATGGGAtacgaaagaaagaaagtcaGATCAAAAGCTAAATTTCGTTATTGTCGATGGAACACTAAACATAACAGATAATATCGCAAATAGAAACTTTTACATAGATGtaatttcatataataatGTTAGAACTACACTTTGTAGAGGAGATAGTGGCTGCGGCTTTTTCGATGATTGTCCTAATGGCgataaaatgtgtttattcGGGATCGTTAGTACAGGTCAAAGCATGGACACAAACGAATGCACTAGTAATGTTAAAATCAATAGCGTTGTGCATCCGAGTACAGTTGCATTTgtgaataaatttataaaggcaatttctaataaatgttttaaataa